caggcttccactgcggGAGGTCCGGGTTCAACCctaatcaggaaactaagatccctcaagcctcATGCTatgggccaaaaaagaaaaaaaacttttttctttgtccTGCTGAAACTTTTACAATCAGAGCCTAATATAAGGATTGACACACATCATTTCtgctaaatatttattaatttaagttAATGGAATACATTTATATGTAACCTAGtagctggtagctcagatgataaagaatatgcctgaaatacaggagacatgggctcgatccctgggttgggaagatcccctggagaagggcatggcaacccactccagtattctttcctgaagaatttcatggacagaccatggggtcaccaagagtcagacactgaacaACCAAATAAACAAGAATCCATTTTCCAAAGTTCAAGAGGGCTATATTATATACTAATGTGGGATTATGCATTATTAAGCGAGCATAAGAAGCAGAACAGTGCATGATCCATATTCTACACATCCTTTAGAAAACCTTACACAGTACTGCTGTTAGGGAACATCTAGGTAAGCtcccatttattgagtgcttactatctCACATATGGATAGTGTGTTGATTAACATATACATTAACATATTTATAGCATGTCACTTTGCATACATGACTGTGCACACAGACTGTTACCAGACCTGGTGAGAGGTGTGGCTCAAATGGACACTGCTGAGGAGAGCAAGAAACAACTGAAGAATATTTGTAAGAGCACATAACATATGCCACACAGAATTAAAGTAACAGTTAACTGCTGACCGTCACGACCAGCCTGACCAACAGCACAGGGTTGTTAGACACGACCACACCATGCTCCATGCTCAGCAAACCCAGAAGCTCCTATAGCGATTTCTGTAAATGGCAACACCACCAGCTTTGTTTCCCTTCTCTCCCCTTGTCCAGAGACCATGTCATCCAAGGGACTGCTCACCCCAGCTCCAGAAATCCACCTCCTTTACAAAGATGTGAGGCAGTCGAGGGCATGGACGTAAGGGAAGTGAGCTCTTCAGAGGTAGAGTGACTTCAAATCCTAACTCTCGGCAACTTCCttagtggttgggactctgagcGTGCAATGCAAGGAAAATGgattcttatttgtttatttggttgttcagtgtctgaatctttgtgaccccatggtctgttcCATGCAGGTTCCACCCCAGATCTCACTTTCCTTGTGAGACGGAAGAAACTGGAGAGTGATGCCCCGGCTGGAGGATGCATCCTGGTTGCTGGTCTGTCCTCAGTGCCTGTGTTGATTGACAGTCACTGACTTTGCAGATCTTCTAATACTTTCTCCAAGCACAGGTGGCAATCAACTCGTGATACTCGACTTGTGACTTTCCAAACTGTATTAATATTCTTTAGGAGGGAGAAGCTAACTAAATCCAAGCAACACATCAGAACATAAGGAAGGGCATTTAGATTTGCAGTGAGAGAGAGGAAGGTCAGACACCAAGAGGAATGAATGGCCTGGTGATGACAGAAGATGGTAGAAATAGGAAACTAAGTCTAaatgtttcttcttcatttttttaaaaatccaacgcAGATCCCTCTCCCTTGGCTAGCGCCTGGACGTGAGGGGTGGAAGAGACCTCAAGCTCCAGCCTGAGGTCCAGTGAGTGATTCATCCCAACAGGTCAGATCCTGGAAGCCCCCTGGAAGGCTGGCTGCCaggagggagtgggggaggaaGGCCCAGTACCAGGCAGCCTCTGCTCCGGCTCcgagggggtggggaaggcaaACCCTGGTCATCCCCTGGCTCTGTAGCCCTTTTGTGTAAGTCCTGGCAGGGATGACGTGGGGCTGTGCCTGGGAGCACAGCTGTGGCTCTCTGGGGAAGAGGCAGGGCCAGGGCAGCTCTGCCCTCCCCGATCCTCCCCTAGGACTTTTTCAGGGGTGGGGACATGCACCCCAAGGGCCACTCCTTGGCCTGACCCTGCTGCAGGGGCTGTCTGTCCCCACCGACAGTGGAGATGGCCAGTTTATTGAGCTCCTCTCTGCCCAGctgtctcccctctctcctcttcctcttcctccagtTGACTTCCATCTCTGCAGGTAAGATTTCTCTTTAttcctgccctggggagactctgaGAACAGAAAGGCTAGTTCCCTGGGCTCACCTCATTCAACATATCCCCAAGTTGCCATGCAAGTGATCTTTCCAAAACATAGATGTGCTGACATGATTCCCCTCAGACAACTTCAGAGCCTCCCTACAGCCTTCAGAAGGGACCCCAGCTCCATCATGTGACCTTAACTCAGGGCTCTCCCTGAACTTGGTTCTTACCTATCATTCCAGCTTTGATTTCTCACCTATCAAACAGGGAATATCATAACAACCTTTTGGTGTTGCTGTCACGGTTCAATGAGATGAAACCTATAACATGCTTAGTCACACTTGTCCCAAGGTAAACCtcgataaatgtttgttgaagtgTCTTGTCACATCTGagagttctgttctgagagtTCTGTTCTGCACGATCAGACACTAATAAGTTTTtacagaggagccctgctctCAGAAGACACATTCCCAACCTCAAGGAGCCACCTAACAGAGGGGGGCCATGCATGCCTTCAGGAAATCTTTGCAGGTCTAATGGAGAAAGCAGCCTCATCTCCCAGTTGCTCCCTGTCTGAGGAGGAGATACATCCCACAGATGAAAACAGACTGGGAGCATGTATGGCAGGGTCCAGGAGCTATAGAGAGGGCTGAAGATACAgaggaaatgaagaagaaaatagagCCACCTCTAGGGTGATCTCAGAGAAGAATTTGGGACCAGGGTGTGAACAAGGACAGAGAGCTCAGAAATGATAGAGAGGTGGGAGCAGTGAAGTGACCAAAGCAAAACCGCTTAGGGGAGTGTAAGAATCAATCTGGCCAAGTCTGAACAGGAAGGCCCACGGGACCATTAAACTGAGCAATGTTTGGCTGCATTCCTAAGGGATGGGATGGCCACTGGCTAGAATGGTCTATGCAGGGAACTCATAATATCTCTCTAACCAGAGACCTTTAAGAAATATTGAGCTTCTCACTGGCTCTAGAATTCCCCTTAAAAATCAAGCTGCTTCTTCTTTCCCTGTTTGAAGCAGCCCTTCCTTCCCATGAAAGACTTGTTTGTCCAGGTTCCCCCTGACGCTCAGTTTCTTTCTTTGGTGTCTTGGACAGGACAGTTCAGAGTAATAGGACCAGGGCACCCCATCCGGGCGCTGGTGGGGGATGAAGTGGAATTGCCCTGTCGCatatctccaggaaagaatgctacAGGCATGGAGGTGGGATGGTATCGGccccccttctccagggtggtTCATCTCTACCGAAATGGCAAGGACCAAGATGAAGAGCAGGCACCTGAATACCGGGGCCGCACGCAGCTGCTAAAAGAGACCATTGGGGAGGGGAAAGTGACCCTCAGGATCCGGAATGTGAGGTTCTCAGATGAAGGAGGTTTTACCTGCTTCTTCCGAGATCACTCTTACCAAGAGGAGGCAGCAATGGAATTGAAAGTAGAAGGTGAGTAGTGTGTGTATCAGTAGGTATCGCCTGATCGATGGCCAAGACCTTCCTCTGAGCCTCTGACCATTCTCTCAGTGGAGATGAGATCCTTCAACCCAAACAGCTTGCTCCTGGGAGTTAACTTCATAGAGATACACACATCAGCACGTGGGAATTCATATGCCTACAATGTCTGCTACATCATTATTCTACATGAGAAAGAGGCCAGAATCAGAGTCCAGACCCAAGAGTAGGGAGTGACTGAGTAACCACTGTTATCCTATAGTGAATATCATGGAGCCATGTAAAAAATTGCTTTAGGGCCATACCAGACAGCCTGGAGGCATTTCACAAGGTATTGTTGGATAATAAAAGACAGCTACAAAATATAGGGAACAGGACAAAACCTTATGTTTTATATCAGAGAAACATAAGAAGACATCGGTAAGAAAGTTAATATGGTTCACTTTGGGGGAAAGAAGGGAGGATAGGGTGTGAtccagcaaaaagaaaaaggactgtAATTTTATCCATATCATCATATGtatccatttatataaaaatgtatacataatGTATACATTTGTGGGTATGCCTAGggaaacctttttattttaaatagaaaaaaatgataaatgcagGCAGCAAAATCCAGAACAAtctatttttgtgttattttgtgCTACTCAAGGGGAATATGAATTATCTAAAAGTTAATCAAAGTATCCAAGTGgacttttttccttcttgttttgttttgtattgtctttttatttatttgttatgaaTAAGAGCCCTATTCCTCAGGAGTCAAATTGATCAAATCCTATTACAATGAATTCCTCAGCTGATGTTTTTGTGGTGTTTTATTAGATGAGGTACATTTTTGAAGAATATATTCCTGATAAACATAGCTGCAAGTGAGTTAAACAAGTAGAAGAAATGTCTGAATATATTCATAGAAAGAGATGTTACCTGTAGATTTTACCTCCATTGCCTCCTTTCCCCAGAATTTCATTGCAGTATGTTTTGTGTGATGGATGACTTTGAAACTTTGTTTTATCTATCCCTGAGGAGTTAAGATGTGCACGAGGAGGGGAAGATTTGAAAGTTAACTGCTATTTAATTGaggatcaaaaatattttgaggcCAGAGCCTCAGGtcattttccttccctcctccccacctgcaGCACAAACATCAGACAATCGATCACTTTTGTGTCTCAAGGGCCGCTGTCGCAGTGCTGGGACCAGAAGATGGCATTGTATGTGGGATAACAAAGCACTGTTTCTACGGAGGGATTTCAGGCATGTGAAAAAAGCTTTGTGTGGCACAGAATGTTCTTCATACAGCTGTTCTTACTGGGGGATTTTTACCTGCAAGGGAGTCTAAGAGTGAGGACCTCTCCAGTTGGCTGATTTTCCTCATTCCTGTTCAGTAATTTCCTCCTTGCTCAAAAACTGCCTCCCCCAATACATTTCCCATCCCCACTCcgtcaggagaaaaaaaaaaaaaacctccctggGGAGAAAGTTTTCCTTTGGGTAGGTTTCCATAATCCAACCCACTTCCTCCTGTCTCGTAATCTGCATGCCtaagagtctttaaaaaaaaaaaaaaagagtattttatAAGGGACCACTCACCTAGCCTGTGGCTCCAGGAAGCCAAGACAAATTTAGGACCGAAATGCAGTAAGCATGTGATTGCCAAATTTCAGGCGTaattggtggtttagtcactaagtcgtgcccaacactTGCGatcccgcggactgtagcccacatcaggctcctctgtccatgggattctcaggtgtAATTACCTTCCCTTTTCTCTAAAGAGTTTCTAATCTCACTTTCCAACTTTACATTTTTCTTGTCACTTTTATGATTTTATTACTAGTTGTCTCTAAACCTTTCCTTAAACTCTTCATTATGAAACTGTAAAATACTCCCAGGAGTAGAGAGATTCTTATGAGCCTCCCAGTTTCCATCACCTGACTGCAGTAGTTATGAACCAGGGACAACCTGTTTCATTCAACCACACCCATCAACTTCCTCCCCAGTTGAATTACTCAGGCAAATCCTAGACAGCATTATCATGTCATTTGCTAAATCCTCAAGAATGTATGTCTCAAACAGAAAAACtcatcaaacaaaacaaaatcgtAACCAAAATATTAGTTACATCTTTAAACTGTAACAAAAATTCTTATTAATACCCAGTCTGTGTTcacatttttctgattattttataaatacatttttgcaGTTGGTTTGCTTGAATCCAATCCAGACAAGATACACAGGTGGGTATTTGCCCTGTGGAGCTCTCCATGATTTCATTCCCATGTTGGTCAACATGGTGTTCCATACCCTTTATTTCCTATGAACTCATCGATTAGAATATGCACCAtcagattcaggtttgatttgtTTTGTCAGGCACATTTCACTTATCACTTTACATCAGAAGTCTCCCaatgtttgcttttctctcattttgtgaTTCTAACCctttgttaaaatataaaaggtGTACAAAGAAAGGAACTAAAGTATGTAATTGCTAAATCATGTTGCTCCAGGTTACTTCCGATAAGAACTTTGAAAGCAGAGTTGACTGTGTTTTCTCCTGGGGGACAGAGTAACAGACAAGAACCTGACACTGCAGCTTGAAGGGTGGTATTTTTACCTAAGAGACCAGTTTGAGGTTTTTTGCTGTGACATAATGCCTACCCTGATGTCAGTATCTTTATTTAGCCCCTTAAGTGagtaagtgaaagtcagtcagtcatgtgggactctttgagacccagtggactatacagtccatggagttctccaggccagaatactggagtgggtagcgtttcccttctccaggggatcttctcaacccaggatcgatcccaggtcacccgcactgcaggcggattctttaccaactgagccacaagggaagccgttAGCCCCCTAAAGCAGAGGACAAAATGAAAAGTGCAGTCCCTGCATGCTGAGACTACACCAGGAGAGCTTTGAGGCACAGAAGAGCAGACTCTAAAATGAGTACTGATGGCACCAGAAAGGCAAAGGTTACTCCCTCTCTCTTTACCCTTTCCAGTCCACATCTACCAAATCCACAGATTCCACTTTCTCAAAATCTCCAGAACAGAGGTTCTGAACTTTTCTTTGTGTCATGCACCCTTTTGTCAGACAGGTAAAGTTGACAGACCCCTTCTCAGAGAAGGATATTTGAAACGAATACCATACCTGTACTAAAATAGTTATCAAAATCGTGTTGCTCCAGGTTACTTTTAAATAAGATATGGGGTGGCCCTGATCAGAGTGTCATTTCAAAACGGTGACCATAGGTGATATTCTGAGATTTCTGTACCAACTATGATATGAAAATAGTTGTGCTTTTTAGGGATGACAAAGTCTCAGGTTCTGTTCATATTGTTTCAGAGTGTTACCTACAAACATAATTGAAAGAAACACTACATTTCAGTTTAAAAGTtactaaaaagacttttttttcctgtttaagtTCACCTTGATTCCCTGCACTGTCCTAGTTCAGGCTCATGTTTTTTACTTTCACTGTTATCATAGCCTCTTAATTGACTCCCCACCCCCGCGCCCCCATCCTGCAGTGTGTCAGATCTTGTTACTCCTCATCATGGAATCCTTCAGAGTACCCCCATGACCTTGAGGGTCAGACCTAAGTCCCTTCTGTGGttctcaaaactctccaagacTTGCCTAATATATAGACTCCTGTCATTCTCAATTACTGGCCCTGCCTGGAAACAACCACTTTTCCTTTAAGCCTAAGCTCAGATGTCAGTTCTGAGTCATCTTTGGGCCCTGTGCTGGGTGTTGAGGTTGAGCACGGGACCTCCCTGGTTCTGCCTTTCAGATCCCTTCTACTGGATCAACCCCGGCGTGCTGGTGCTCATCGCCGTCCTGCCAGTGCTCCTGCTACAGATTACCGTGGGCCTCGTCTACCTGTGCCTGCAGCGCAGACTCCGAGGTACAGGCTGGAGGGCTGCTGGCGGGGGACTGTCCCTGAAGTGCCTGGCCTCTTGGAGTTTGGTCAGCTGATATCTATTTTTGAGGGACTTCTGGGTTCAGAACTCCATAATGACAAGTTTTATATCTTGCTGAATGTAAATATCATTTGGGCAACAGGACCTTTAGCTTCCATAAGAGGTAGGGCTGACTTGCaataaccccattttacagaggaggcaaCTGAGGCTTGGAGCGGTTCAGAGATTTACTCAAGCTGGTACAGCTTGTAAGTGGCAGAGCTCAAACTGAAACCCCTATTTTCTGGCCCCTGTAGCATACACAGCAGCTCATTCTTCTGGGAGAGTGTGAGCTTCAGAATTTGGCAGGTCTCTGTTATTAGGTTTAAAAATACTGTAAGTAAAAGTCCCTACCACACAGTAGGCATTTCTCCTTCTCCATCCAACACCGAGGACTGGGGTCCAGCTCTCTGAAGCTGCCTCTTGTGCCCAAGAGTGTTCATGACAAGATTCTCCCCTCCACCAAGTGTTCCCAAAGCCAAAGCCTATATgacctccttccccttcccattCCTATGAGGCTAAAGCAGCAAGGATGGTTTGGAGTATATAAAGGGGTGATATTGGTGGGGTCTTCTCTCCCCATGACCTCATCCCAGATATTCAGTAACCTCTTCACCCACATGGCTGAGGAGAAAGGCCCTgactaatggcaccccactccagtactcttgcctggaaaatcccatggacggaggagcctggtgggctgcagtccatggggttgtgaagagtcggacacaactgagcgacttcactttcacttttcactttcaggcattggagaaggaaatggcaacccactccagtgttcttggctggagaatcccagggacaggggagcctggtgggctgccgtctatggggtcgcacagagtcggacacggctgaagcgacttagcagcagcagtggaactGGGCAGCCTGGGTTTGGGTCCAGCTCAATGACCAGAAGCCTCCAAGTCTCAGTTGCCTTGTCTGTGCCCGGCAGAGATAACACCCTCCCTCCTAGAAGGTAGAGGACAGTGTTATGTAAAGTGCCTAATACAGAGCCAGTCTCAAAGCAGCTGCTCAACTAAATGTTTAGTTCCTTCTTTCCCCCTTCAGATGGGAAGTAGCTTTAGATTAACAAATTGACAACCCAGCGGGGTGCAGTGCGTGTGACCCCAGAACCAGCAGGAAAAGGAGCAGAGAGCAGTGGGGGAGGTAATGGTTGGTTTGGGGTGTTGGTGGACATTACAGTCTACCGaggttctccatttctttaaCCCAGGCAATAGCCAAAGAATGAGCCTGAAGCCCGGGATTCAAATATAGTTCTCACTCTAAGGATGCTCCCAGGATGCTGAGAAAAGAGCCTGCACAAAGGCCCAGGGCAGTGGGTGTGGCGGGTCTCCATCTACTGCCTGAGGCAGAATTAACAATATTGCCTTTTTCTATTTTAGGAAAACTCTGGGCAGAGATAGGTGAGTTCCAGGCACCCTCCCTCCCCAGACCTTCCCCATAACTGAAATGGTCATTTTCTCTGatcatctctgcctctgtcccaACACCCTGTGCTCCCTTGGAGCAAGAACTTCACTATTTAAAACTCCTAAAACCAGACGTACAAAGTTTCATTCCTCTTCCCTGCCTTCAGGGAGAGCAGAAGTAAAATCCTACAGCTTCCCTTCCTCCATCATTGTGCACCACTTACAACTACAAACAATTGAAAGTGATTAAATAACAAAGGCTCAGAGGAGAAAGGATCATTGCGAGTGCACTACtaagtttatttgcattttttcttctttcagagaATCTCCACCGGACTTTTGGTAAGTTCTGGGATACCCAGCCCCCCAGGTCAGCTTGGTGTTTCACTCCTGTCACCTGGGGACATAACGACCCCCAGCTCCCAGTTGGTTTTCTCCCTCTTGTTCTTTCTTTGAATGTCATCGTCTGTATCTAAGATTGGTTAGATAATAGCATTATTAATTAATAACACTTagagcttccaggtggctcagtgataaagaatctgcctgcaaagcaggagatgtgggttcgatccttaggtggggaagatcgctagaggaggaaataacaactcgcttcagtattcttgcctggaaaaccccacagtccatgggtcggaaagagctggacatgaccgagcacgcAAGCACACACTTTCATGTGTGGAGCTATAACTAACAGCTTCCCAGTGTTAACCCATTCTAGGAATTACAAATACTTTATGTacatgcttttagtttttcaggAATTACAAAGGAGAGGTAAACAGAGCCTCTGCACATCAATTTGATGTCTAGTTGGGGAAGTGACACATACACATAAATTAACTGGTGAACGAAAGTACATATACATCATTGAcaaatcacaaggaaaaatgAGTTTTCATGAATACAGAATAAGTAACTGACTCCTCGGGGAAGACTTAGTGGGGGAAGTGAAGACACCCCCCCTAGAATGTTGGCCTGGCAGTCCActgactctgcacttccactgtagggggtacgggtttgatccctagtgggGAAACTAagctcctgcatgccacacagcaaagaaaaaaaaaaaaaaaggttggccCAAGGATATGGTTTCTGTCTTTTTTGTTCACTGCAGATCACCTAGCACCTAAGGACAGTGCCTACAACAGAAGGGCACCCGAATACTTGTTGAGTGGATGTTGCAGAAATTTTAATATGGTCCCTGCCCTGAGCAGCCTTCCCCGAACAGTGTTTGCTTCTGAAGGCTGGAGGTGCCCCTGGCTCCACCCTGGCATTTAATCATTGTGTAGAAAAACACACACAGTCTCCAACTCAAAGGGGAAGACCAAGATCTTTGTTTTACAGGATTCAAATAACAAAGGTCTTAACTCTACTCTTCAACAGTCTGGTGAAGCCTCACAAACCTCTCCCTTCCCAGAATGTTTTGAAATGTACACATAAAATACAACACATATGATTAGAAAGAAAACCATTGTTTTGAAAGTTATCGAAATATAAACAAATTTGTGATTAAAGCAACCAATGTTTCTTTAAATAACAAAActatagattaaataaaatagtggCAAGTCTAACAATCTggtatttcaaaatattgataaACAGTATTTTGAGACTTCAGAAACAACTCTGATGGGAATGCTGTTTCCATTGGTGATAAAGTCACAGGTACTACTGATAACTGATTTGTTACCTACAGTcctttttcaggaagaaaaagcTAAATTCAGTTCGaagttaatgaaaataaaaatgtagtgcTTTTCTCATGCAAATTCATGAACTCCCTGGATTCTATCCAAACTATTTTGGGACCCAGATTAAGCAcccccaatcccaaagaaatgcaataataAATGGAAGGGGTGGGTGCAACACAAGGGGGAACACATGTTCATCCTGTTTGTTTTGTGGCAAACAATTCAGATCCCCACTTCCTGATGGTGCCCTGCTGGAAGATAACCCTATTTGTCATCGTGCCGGTTCTCGGACCCCTGGTGGCCTTGATCATCTGCTATAACTGGCTACACCGCAGACTAGCAGGTGCAGTGTTGGGGCAGCACACGGGCCCACTGAGCTGGAGGCATCAAGCCAGCCCTAATGGGAAACATAAAGAGGGTGGATGGGAGCAGGGTTCAAGACTCAGAGCCGGAATGGCCTTCCTGCTCTGTCCCCATGGCCAACCCCAGACTCCTCAAAGAATCCAAGACACGAACCACTTACTGAGATCTGCGGGGTCTCTTAGTGGAAGGGGGGAGGGACGTGACTACAAAGTCTACAGGGAGGATGTGGGAAGAGCCAGTCATCTTCCGCTCATCAcctatttctctttgttttcaggaCAATTTCTTGAAGAGCTAAGTaagttttcttcaattttttataAGCTGagagtaaaagagaaaga
The sequence above is a segment of the Capra hircus breed San Clemente chromosome 23, ASM170441v1, whole genome shotgun sequence genome. Coding sequences within it:
- the MOG gene encoding myelin-oligodendrocyte glycoprotein isoform X1, which gives rise to MASLLSSSLPSCLPSLLFLFLQLTSISAGQFRVIGPGHPIRALVGDEVELPCRISPGKNATGMEVGWYRPPFSRVVHLYRNGKDQDEEQAPEYRGRTQLLKETIGEGKVTLRIRNVRFSDEGGFTCFFRDHSYQEEAAMELKVEDPFYWINPGVLVLIAVLPVLLLQITVGLVYLCLQRRLRGKLWAEIENLHRTFDPHFLMVPCWKITLFVIVPVLGPLVALIICYNWLHRRLAGAVLGQHTGPLSWRHQASPNGKHKEGGWEQGSRLRAGMAFLLCPHGQPQTPQRIQDTNHLLRSAGSLSGRGEGRDYKVYREDVGRASHLPLITYFSLFSGQFLEELSKFSSIFYKLRVKEKESSSKGKRGLLRDQNPRGKEGAGLGGGMSPPGG
- the MOG gene encoding myelin-oligodendrocyte glycoprotein isoform X6, with protein sequence MASLLSSSLPSCLPSLLFLFLQLTSISADPFYWINPGVLVLIAVLPVLLLQITVGLVYLCLQRRLRGKLWAEIENLHRTFDPHFLMVPCWKITLFVIVPVLGPLVALIICYNWLHRRLAGQFLEELSKFSSIFYKLRVKEKESSSKGKRGLLRDQNPRGKEGAGLGGGMSPPGG
- the MOG gene encoding myelin-oligodendrocyte glycoprotein isoform X2 translates to MASLLSSSLPSCLPSLLFLFLQLTSISAGQFRVIGPGHPIRALVGDEVELPCRISPGKNATGMEVGWYRPPFSRVVHLYRNGKDQDEEQAPEYRGRTQLLKETIGEGKVTLRIRNVRFSDEGGFTCFFRDHSYQEEAAMELKVEDPFYWINPGVLVLIAVLPVLLLQITVGLVYLCLQRRLRGKLWAEIENLHRTFDPHFLMVPCWKITLFVIVPVLGPLVALIICYNWLHRRLAGAVLGQHTGPLSWRHQASPNGKHKEGGWEQGSRLRAGMAFLLCPHGQPQTPQRIQDTNHLLRSAGSLSGRGEGRDYKVYREDVGRASHLPLITYFSLFSGQFLEELRNPF
- the MOG gene encoding myelin-oligodendrocyte glycoprotein isoform X5, which translates into the protein MASLLSSSLPSCLPSLLFLFLQLTSISAGQFRVIGPGHPIRALVGDEVELPCRISPGKNATGMEVGWYRPPFSRVVHLYRNGKDQDEEQAPEYRGRTQLLKETIGEGKVTLRIRNVRFSDEGGFTCFFRDHSYQEEAAMELKVEDPFYWINPGVLVLIAVLPVLLLQITVGLVYLCLQRRLRGKLWAEIENLHRTFDPHFLMVPCWKITLFVIVPVLGPLVALIICYNWLHRRLAGQFLEELRNPF
- the MOG gene encoding myelin-oligodendrocyte glycoprotein isoform X3, with product MASLLSSSLPSCLPSLLFLFLQLTSISAGQFRVIGPGHPIRALVGDEVELPCRISPGKNATGMEVGWYRPPFSRVVHLYRNGKDQDEEQAPEYRGRTQLLKETIGEGKVTLRIRNVRFSDEGGFTCFFRDHSYQEEAAMELKVEDPFYWINPGVLVLIAVLPVLLLQITVGLVYLCLQRRLRGKLWAEIENLHRTFDPHFLMVPCWKITLFVIVPVLGPLVALIICYNWLHRRLAGQFLEELSKFSSIFYKLRVKEKESSSKGKRGLLRDQNPRGKEGAGLGGGMSPPGG
- the MOG gene encoding myelin-oligodendrocyte glycoprotein isoform X7, with the protein product MASLLSSSLPSCLPSLLFLFLQLTSISADPFYWINPGVLVLIAVLPVLLLQITVGLVYLCLQRRLRGKLWAEIENLHRTFDPHFLMVPCWKITLFVIVPVLGPLVALIICYNWLHRRLAGQFLEELRNPF
- the MOG gene encoding myelin-oligodendrocyte glycoprotein isoform X4 — its product is MASLLSSSLPSCLPSLLFLFLQLTSISADPFYWINPGVLVLIAVLPVLLLQITVGLVYLCLQRRLRGKLWAEIENLHRTFDPHFLMVPCWKITLFVIVPVLGPLVALIICYNWLHRRLAGAVLGQHTGPLSWRHQASPNGKHKEGGWEQGSRLRAGMAFLLCPHGQPQTPQRIQDTNHLLRSAGSLSGRGEGRDYKVYREDVGRASHLPLITYFSLFSGQFLEELSKFSSIFYKLRVKEKESSSKGKRGLLRDQNPRGKEGAGLGGGMSPPGG